One genomic region from Pecten maximus chromosome 5, xPecMax1.1, whole genome shotgun sequence encodes:
- the LOC117328561 gene encoding uncharacterized protein LOC117328561, which produces MSDRSNFTVTSKVKEHLRQSLEDKCSMIGGRQIFFGLNDSMLRMLTPVKEVVTPVPGIQTPNLTPELLLPENTIIQTLKNPEHCPESLSDQDITDMYRHRLVREPNVWSNIDFNDTGNKSTATQPKSVSTTKQNRRIKKSRSSIGRESDSSDTLASDRIKETSRLSGGRDHQQDNKLDKKTKADKKNKKQTVSVQRSVRNGHTITEIELPAISLPFSRKDSNDREQKGNHSRSGVRYTNISVKCTLPPLDGRSSNIAKKTSKPKSKRTNEISVLPSDQKAPRAVRGQTRTSVVTLPPIKSISGRDNIVQRGSAPEVQLTMSEHLHETREGRISKPKQTVPDNIRLPSINTNKLPATVRANSKKERICSLQAQKP; this is translated from the exons ATGTCGGATAGGTCAAATTTTACTGTCACGTCCAAAGTTAAGGAACATCTACGCCAGTCCTTGGAAGACAAATGCTCGATGATCGGAGGACGGCAAATATTCTTCGGGCTGAATGACTCTATGCTAAGGATGCTGACCCCTGTCAAAGAGGTCGTGACCCCTGTACCAGGAATACAGACTCCAAATTTAACACCGGAACTCCTCCTTCCAGAGAATACGATTATACAGACACTTAAAAATCCGGAGCATTGTCCCGAGAGTTTATCTGATCAAGATATCACAG atatgtACAGACACAGACTTGTTCGAGAACCCAATGTCTGGTCAAACATCGACTTCAACGACACCGGAAACAAGAGTACTGCCACTCAACCGAAGTCTGTCtccacaacaaaacaaaaccgtCGTATAAAGAAATCCAGATCTTCAATTGGACGGGAATCGGACTCATCAGATACTCTGGCATCTGACAGAATTAAAGAGACATCGCGTCTATCCGGAGGGCGAGACCACCAACAGGATAACAAATTAGACAAGAAAACGAAAGCGGACAAGAAGAACAAGAAGCAAACAGTTTCTGTACAAAGATCGGTGCGCAATGGACACACGATTACTGAAATTGAGTTACCAGCAATAAGTCTGCCATTTAGCAGGAAAGATTCGAATGACCGGGAGCAGAAAGGGAATCATTCTCGCTCCGGTGTGAGGTATACCAATATTTCAGTGAAGTGTACGCTTCCTCCGCTTGATGGACGTTCCTCCAATATTGCAAAGAAAACTTCCAAACCGAAATCAAAGAGAACAAATGAAATATCTGTACTTCCATCCGATCAAAAGGCTCCAAGGGCTGTTAGGGGACAAACCAGAACATCAGTTGTAACACTTCCGCCTATCAAATCTATTTCCGGTAGAGATAATATCGTACAAAGAGGCTCTGCACCGGAAGTGCAACTGACAATGTCTGAGCATCTACATGAAACACGTGAAGGAAGGATTTCTAAACCGAAACAGACTGTCCCTGACAACATCCGCCTTCCCAGTATAAATACCAACAAGCTTCCAGCTACAGTCAGGGCAAATTCTAAGAAGGAACGAATCTGTTCATTGCAAGCGCAGAAGCCATAG
- the LOC117328552 gene encoding uncharacterized protein LOC117328552: MSDRSNFTVKSKVKEHLRQSLEDKCSKIGGRQIFFGLNDSMIRILTPVKEVVTPVPGMMTPPETPELTSSGNTITWTLSNPENCPESLSDQDITDVNIYRSRRVLETDVWSNIEYNNTRNKVTATQPKSASTTKPNRRIKISGSSTGQESDSADTVASERNNKSSRLSGGRDRQQDDQIERKRKVDTKNRKQSVSGQKMAQHGHKVSEIALPAIQLPHRKNDCNDQKQNKSGRRGNGSGSSLRYTNISMKCTLPPLEERSQNNAKKAFKTKSNRSNEIPVLPSNQKAQSAVGGQTRTSVARLPPIKSISGRDCGQRGSAREAQLTRSLRLHDTEEGGISNMRQDGISTRLDHIRLPRLDTNKLPVTDRSKSRGKESVQSKRRRN; the protein is encoded by the exons ATGTCGGATAGGTCAAATTTTACTGTCAAGTCCAAAGTTAAGGAACATCTACGCCAGTCCCTGGAAGACAAATGCTCGAAGATCGGAGGACGGCAAATATTCTTCGGACTGAATGACTCTATGATAAGGATTCTGACCCCTGTAAAAGAGGTCGTGACCCCTGTACCGGGAATGATGACTCCGCCGGAAACACCGGAACTCACCTCCTCAGGGAATACGATCACATGGACGCTCTCAAATCCGGAAAACTGCCCAGAGAGTTTATCGGATCAAGACATTACAG atgttaatatatacagaaGCAGACGTGTTCTTGAGACCGATGTCTGGTCAAACATCGAATACAATAATACCAGAAACAAGGTTACTGCTACTCAACCTAAGTCTGCCTcaacaacaaaaccaaaccGTCGTATAAAAATATCCGGGTCTTCCACTGGACAGGAATCGGACTCAGCAGATACTGTGGCATCTGAAAGAAATAATAAGAGTTCTCGTCTGTCCGGAGGGCGAGACCGCCAACAGGATGATCAAATAGAAAGAAAAAGGAAAGTGGACACGAAGAACAGGAAGCAATCAGTTTCTGGACAAAAAATGGCGCAGCATGGACACAAGGTTTCTGAAATTGCGTTACCAGCAATACAGTTGCCACACAGGAAGAATGATTGTAATGATCAGAAGCAAAATAAATCTGGTAGGAGAGGAAATGGTTCTGGCTCTAGTCTGAGGTATACAAACATTTCAATGAAGTGCACTCTTCCTCCGCTTGAAGAACGTTCCCAAAATAATGCAAAGAAAgctttcaaaacaaaatcaaaccgATCAAATGAAATTCCTGTACTTCCATCCAATCAAAAGGCTCAAAGTGCTGTCGGAGGACAAACTAGAACATCTGTCGCTAGACTTCCGCCTATAAAGTCTATTTCCGGTAGAGATTGCGGTCAAAGAGGCTCTGCGCGAGAAGCACAATTGACAAGGTCTTTACGTCTCCATGATACAGAAGAAGGCGGGATTTCTAACATGAGACAGGACGGAATCAGTACTCGTCTTGACCACATCCGCCTTCCACGTCTAGATACCAACAAACTTCCGGTAACAGACAGGTCAAAATCTAGAGGGAAAGAATCTGTCCAGAGCAAGCGAAGAAGAAACTGA